A portion of the Acidisoma sp. PAMC 29798 genome contains these proteins:
- the rpmE gene encoding 50S ribosomal protein L31 has product MKSNIHPDYHEINIIMTDGTAFKTRSCMGKAGDTLRLDIDPKSHPAWTGQQRIMDTGGQIAKFNKKFAGIGIRKE; this is encoded by the coding sequence ATGAAGTCCAACATCCATCCCGACTACCACGAGATCAACATCATCATGACCGACGGGACCGCGTTCAAAACGCGCTCCTGCATGGGTAAGGCCGGCGACACTCTGCGGCTCGACATCGACCCGAAGTCGCACCCGGCCTGGACCGGCCAGCAGCGCATCATGGACACCGGCGGCCAGATCGCGAAGTTCAACAAGAAGTTCGCCGGCATCGGCATCCGCAAGGAGTAA
- a CDS encoding Hsp20 family protein — translation MTRDFTPLFRTAVGFDRLAKVVDGLQEAASTTFPPYNIEKTGDDSYRVSVAVAGFGPEDLDVTVSDNTLIVSGRIRQASGEKVATLYRGIAGRAFERRFALADHIVVEGADLSNGLLHVGLKRIVPEALKPRRIAIGTAQDAPKTIANEAEVTAQAA, via the coding sequence ATGACTCGCGACTTTACACCCCTTTTCCGTACCGCCGTCGGCTTTGACCGCCTCGCCAAGGTGGTGGATGGCCTGCAGGAAGCGGCTTCCACAACCTTCCCGCCCTACAACATCGAAAAGACCGGCGACGATTCCTACCGAGTCAGCGTCGCGGTGGCCGGCTTCGGGCCTGAGGACCTGGATGTCACCGTGAGCGACAATACGCTCATCGTCTCCGGCCGCATCCGCCAGGCCAGCGGCGAAAAGGTCGCGACGCTGTATCGCGGCATCGCCGGCCGCGCCTTCGAGCGCCGGTTCGCCCTCGCCGATCACATCGTGGTCGAGGGTGCCGATCTCAGCAACGGCCTGCTTCATGTCGGCCTCAAGCGGATCGTGCCCGAGGCTCTGAAGCCCCGTCGCATCGCGATCGGGACCGCGCAGGATGCGCCCAAAACCATCGCCAACGAGGCGGAGGTGACGGCGCAAGCCGCCTGA
- a CDS encoding autotransporter assembly complex protein TamA: MIKNAEPERTRTRFSRIRPEGLCAAAAIITLILASPSRASDPQPYAVTFPKSGDAAIDKLASQTSTLVALRTKSPVGPFALVLRARADQGRLQSVLDSAGYYDGHVAITIDGKTVDDPTLPQIIGAYSGATPIPVVVTLVRGPLFHLRTVKIEGAVPAAARATFGLMPGDPARAADIVAAGQRLQSALLDEGYAFSKVSGPHAFETPADHSLDITYTVTAGPRVDIGTVTIAGLKNVHEGFVRRELSLKSGQRFDPNTIESAREDLAALGLFSSVRVVPGASLGPDGRLPVTFVVTEGPPRTVSLSAGFATDTGGSLGASWTHHNLFGNGEILLLSATASGLGGSATNGLGYNVGATYTLPAFLRRDQSLSFNVTGLKQDLEAYNQTAVQAGSTLTRKLSPHWSANIGVLGTVEQIQQEGITRDYDLIQFPFGLKYDSTNSLFDPTHGIRAAATVTPTESFLAPSATFTILQLSGSTYVDLGRPGRSVLALRALVGSVQGATTFELPPDQRFYGGGSGTIRGYKYQSVGPAFADGNPVGGTAIDSGTVEFRQRFGKSFGAAVFVDAGQVSATSAPFSGPLSVGVGAGIRYYTAIGPIRIDVAVPLEKNANSGSAEIYIGIGQAF; this comes from the coding sequence ATGATCAAGAACGCCGAGCCGGAGCGGACGAGGACGCGCTTTTCCCGAATACGCCCGGAAGGCCTCTGCGCAGCGGCGGCGATCATCACCCTGATCCTGGCCTCGCCAAGCCGCGCGTCCGATCCGCAGCCCTATGCGGTCACCTTCCCCAAATCCGGCGATGCGGCCATCGACAAACTGGCCAGCCAAACCTCGACCCTCGTCGCCCTTCGCACCAAGTCGCCCGTGGGCCCCTTTGCCCTTGTGCTGCGTGCGCGCGCCGATCAGGGCCGCCTGCAAAGCGTCCTCGACAGTGCTGGCTATTATGATGGCCATGTCGCCATCACGATCGACGGCAAGACGGTCGATGATCCCACCCTGCCCCAGATCATCGGGGCCTATAGCGGCGCCACGCCCATTCCGGTGGTGGTGACGCTGGTGCGCGGACCCTTGTTTCATCTCCGCACCGTCAAGATCGAGGGTGCTGTGCCGGCGGCCGCCCGCGCCACCTTCGGCCTGATGCCCGGCGACCCTGCGCGCGCGGCGGATATCGTCGCCGCCGGTCAGCGGCTGCAAAGCGCGCTCCTCGATGAAGGCTATGCCTTCTCCAAGGTCAGCGGACCCCACGCCTTCGAGACACCGGCCGACCACAGCCTCGACATCACCTATACCGTCACGGCCGGGCCACGCGTCGATATTGGCACCGTCACCATCGCCGGCCTGAAAAACGTCCACGAAGGCTTCGTCCGGCGGGAGCTATCGCTCAAATCCGGGCAGCGGTTCGATCCGAACACGATCGAGAGCGCGCGGGAGGATCTGGCGGCGCTCGGACTATTCTCCTCCGTCCGGGTCGTGCCGGGCGCTTCCCTTGGGCCGGACGGCCGATTGCCCGTCACTTTCGTGGTCACCGAAGGTCCACCGCGTACGGTCAGTCTCAGCGCCGGCTTTGCGACCGATACCGGCGGCAGCCTGGGCGCGAGCTGGACGCATCACAATCTGTTCGGCAATGGCGAGATTCTCCTCCTCAGTGCCACTGCCTCGGGCTTGGGCGGCTCCGCCACGAACGGCCTCGGCTACAACGTCGGCGCCACCTATACCTTGCCCGCCTTCCTGCGGCGCGATCAGAGCCTCAGCTTCAACGTCACCGGCCTGAAGCAGGACCTCGAAGCCTATAACCAGACGGCGGTGCAAGCGGGCTCCACACTCACGCGCAAGCTCAGCCCGCATTGGAGCGCCAATATCGGTGTCCTCGGCACCGTCGAGCAGATCCAGCAAGAAGGCATCACGCGCGATTACGACCTCATCCAATTTCCCTTTGGGTTGAAATACGACAGCACGAATTCGCTGTTCGACCCGACCCATGGCATTCGCGCGGCGGCCACCGTCACGCCGACCGAATCCTTTCTCGCGCCCAGCGCCACCTTCACCATCCTGCAGCTCTCGGGCTCGACCTATGTCGATCTCGGGCGTCCCGGCCGAAGCGTCCTCGCCCTGCGCGCCCTGGTGGGATCGGTTCAGGGTGCGACGACCTTTGAACTCCCGCCCGACCAGCGCTTCTATGGCGGCGGCAGCGGCACCATCCGGGGCTATAAATACCAGTCCGTCGGCCCGGCCTTCGCGGACGGCAATCCCGTCGGCGGCACCGCCATCGATTCCGGCACGGTCGAGTTCCGCCAGCGCTTCGGCAAAAGCTTCGGCGCCGCCGTCTTCGTCGATGCGGGCCAAGTCTCCGCGACCTCCGCACCCTTTTCGGGGCCGCTGAGCGTCGGCGTCGGCGCCGGCATCCGCTACTACACGGCGATTGGCCCCATCCGCATCGATGTGGCGGTGCCGCTGGAAAAGAACGCCAATAGCGGTTCAGCGGAGATCTATATCGGCATCGGGCAAGCCTTCTGA
- a CDS encoding translocation/assembly module TamB domain-containing protein, giving the protein MRIVGRLAKWLGIVLGVLILLVLVLIGGVIAALNLPVGQREIVALANKYSGGAFRIEGLSGRVPTDLHIARVDLLDHDGAWATLTDIDLRLSLAPLLHRHVVIDDLHAASFAMVRLPPPSPTPTPEPVSSGPITVSIPPLPVTVSLRHLAVDRIAIAKAVTHTTDVAVGLTGSAEVTGRDQGQAHLALHDLDGTGTYTADAALAGNDLSAKVQMDEPAHGMISRVAALPDLGALHLALDLKGPQNHAAANLAITAGALRAGARGIIDLPGEAADLTIDAHAPAMKPAPGISWQTVDVALKTSGPFTKPTATGHVLLDGLAAQGVTLRALTADLQGDLGAVSLTASLAGLAAPGLPPTLLGDTPIAITAAATLNAPDRPIHLTVRHPLLSLTVDAKTKPDTAADIVLDLPNLEPLAAMGQQSVQGSAHITAHVARPADGSATSAQLTADVHLTQAQAQAMALTGGQARLTMDVRATNTNVTLNSLTLHGADIDLTAKGLRETATQRFAADWTLALKRLADVAPQVTGAIAMTGHAAGLPKTFALATDVTGTVGATKGGKAVAELSGPIALHVDATGLPTAPQAKILLTGKPAGSPADIAVEVARAADGAITATIDRLSWKSLSGQGKVALAAGATLPTGTVAIAIKQLGDFRFLIGQPLSGNLALDLKAPPNQAAHVTLQGRNLAFGANRLAAIDLAGDVRNPTSAPAIDAHIALRGIAAAGIQGGATVTARGTLDALALTLDAQLPSLQGAPANAQLRATLDTKAKRVALASLQAAWRGETLRLLAPARIAFGPTMGVDRLRLALGTATIDAAGEVSPRLNLHVAVANVTPALVQPFMPTLHAAGRIDAEAQLTGTTAAPIGTITLHGAGLRATTGAAASLPPASIDARARLSGRIATVDLRLDAGSASHVTVTGTAPISSSGPLNLQALGRLDVALVDPILEAAGRRATGILTLNLAVSGTATTPRVSGNVALDGGDFQDFTQGMRLSAINARIRAEGEQLIIESFTARAGQGTLAATGTIGITAPGIPLNITVTGRNAEPIESDLLTARLDTDIRVTGSVGSGIAARGTLHVLRADINIPDGLPPSVVVLKIHRRGEKPEVAPAPSLPIALDLTVVAPRAIFVRGHGLNAELGGQLHIGGTLANLQPQGHFDMIRGTFALVTNTLTFTKGEAGFDGGSISDPTIDFEATSVSNNVTATLAVTGYASAPKIVLSSSPTLPQDEVLSYILFHSSTSQLGPFQIASIAASLASLAGVNTGGGVSGLIGSVRQGLGLDQLSIGNNTGATGSTASTKSQSAPTLQAGRYVAPGIYVGAAQGTTGGGTAAQVQIDIAKGLKLNTQVGSDSNGVGVTYQFNY; this is encoded by the coding sequence ATGCGCATCGTTGGACGACTCGCGAAATGGCTGGGCATCGTCCTCGGCGTGCTGATCCTGCTCGTGCTGGTGCTCATCGGCGGGGTCATCGCCGCGCTCAACCTGCCCGTCGGCCAGCGGGAAATCGTGGCGCTCGCGAACAAATACAGCGGCGGCGCGTTCCGGATTGAGGGTCTGTCGGGGCGCGTGCCGACCGACCTGCATATCGCGCGGGTCGACCTGCTCGACCATGACGGCGCCTGGGCGACACTGACCGATATCGACCTGCGGCTATCGCTGGCGCCGCTGCTGCATCGCCACGTCGTCATTGACGATCTTCATGCCGCGAGCTTCGCGATGGTCCGGTTGCCACCGCCCTCGCCCACGCCGACACCCGAACCGGTATCGTCGGGTCCAATCACCGTCTCCATTCCGCCGCTGCCTGTCACGGTCTCGCTCCGGCATCTCGCCGTCGATCGCATCGCCATCGCCAAGGCCGTCACCCACACCACCGATGTCGCCGTGGGCTTGACCGGTTCGGCGGAGGTCACCGGGCGCGACCAGGGCCAGGCGCATCTCGCGCTGCATGATCTCGACGGCACCGGCACCTACACCGCCGACGCCGCCCTGGCGGGGAACGACCTCTCGGCAAAAGTACAGATGGATGAACCTGCCCATGGCATGATCTCCCGCGTCGCGGCCCTGCCCGATCTCGGTGCCCTGCATCTCGCGCTCGACCTCAAGGGTCCACAAAATCACGCGGCGGCGAATCTGGCGATCACCGCCGGCGCGTTGAGGGCCGGCGCTCGGGGCATCATCGACCTGCCGGGTGAAGCCGCCGATCTCACCATCGACGCCCATGCCCCGGCCATGAAACCGGCGCCCGGCATCAGTTGGCAGACGGTGGATGTGGCGCTGAAGACCAGCGGCCCTTTCACCAAACCGACCGCCACCGGCCATGTCTTGCTCGACGGTCTTGCCGCACAGGGCGTGACGCTCCGCGCACTCACCGCCGATCTCCAGGGCGATCTCGGCGCCGTCTCCCTCACGGCGAGCCTCGCGGGCCTCGCCGCGCCCGGCCTGCCGCCGACGCTGCTGGGCGACACGCCGATCGCCATCACCGCCGCTGCCACCCTGAACGCGCCCGATCGGCCGATCCACCTGACCGTCCGCCACCCGCTGCTGAGCCTGACCGTGGATGCCAAGACCAAGCCCGATACGGCCGCCGACATTGTGCTCGATCTACCGAACCTGGAGCCCCTCGCCGCGATGGGCCAGCAGAGCGTGCAGGGCAGCGCCCATATCACCGCCCATGTCGCCCGTCCGGCCGATGGCTCGGCGACCTCGGCGCAACTGACCGCCGACGTTCACCTCACCCAGGCTCAGGCGCAGGCCATGGCCCTGACCGGCGGTCAGGCGCGCCTGACGATGGACGTGCGGGCGACGAATACGAACGTCACCCTCAACAGCTTGACCTTGCATGGCGCAGATATCGACCTGACCGCCAAGGGCCTCCGCGAGACCGCGACGCAGCGATTTGCAGCGGATTGGACCCTTGCGCTCAAGCGCCTCGCCGACGTCGCGCCGCAAGTGACGGGCGCTATCGCCATGACCGGCCATGCCGCCGGTCTGCCCAAGACCTTCGCGCTCGCCACCGATGTCACCGGCACCGTCGGTGCAACCAAGGGCGGCAAGGCCGTCGCGGAACTCAGCGGCCCCATCGCCCTGCATGTCGATGCCACCGGCCTGCCCACGGCGCCTCAGGCGAAGATCTTGCTGACCGGCAAGCCCGCCGGCTCGCCGGCCGATATCGCGGTCGAAGTCGCGCGCGCCGCCGATGGCGCCATCACGGCGACCATCGACCGGCTGTCGTGGAAAAGCCTGAGCGGCCAGGGCAAGGTCGCCTTGGCCGCCGGGGCGACCTTGCCCACCGGCACCGTCGCCATCGCCATCAAGCAGCTTGGTGATTTCCGCTTCCTCATCGGCCAGCCGCTGTCGGGCAATCTGGCGCTCGACCTCAAAGCGCCGCCGAACCAGGCCGCGCATGTCACGCTACAAGGCCGCAACCTCGCCTTCGGCGCCAATCGCCTCGCGGCCATTGACCTCGCCGGCGATGTTCGCAACCCGACAAGCGCACCGGCCATCGACGCGCATATCGCCCTGCGCGGCATCGCCGCCGCCGGCATTCAGGGCGGCGCGACCGTGACGGCACGCGGCACGCTGGACGCCCTGGCGCTGACGCTCGATGCGCAACTGCCCAGTCTCCAGGGCGCGCCCGCCAATGCGCAGCTGCGCGCGACCCTCGACACCAAGGCCAAGCGTGTCGCGCTCGCCTCCCTCCAAGCCGCATGGAGGGGCGAAACACTGCGCCTGCTCGCCCCGGCGCGGATCGCCTTCGGCCCGACGATGGGCGTCGATCGGCTGCGTCTGGCACTTGGCACGGCGACCATCGATGCGGCGGGTGAAGTCAGCCCCCGGCTGAACCTGCATGTGGCCGTGGCCAACGTCACGCCGGCCCTCGTCCAGCCCTTCATGCCGACGCTGCACGCTGCCGGCCGAATCGATGCGGAGGCGCAGCTGACCGGAACCACTGCGGCCCCGATCGGCACCATCACGCTGCACGGCGCCGGCTTACGGGCCACCACGGGCGCCGCTGCCTCCCTGCCGCCGGCAAGCATCGACGCCCGAGCCAGATTGAGCGGGCGCATAGCGACCGTCGATCTGCGGTTGGACGCTGGAAGCGCGAGCCATGTCACGGTTACCGGCACGGCGCCGATATCTTCCAGCGGTCCGCTCAACCTCCAGGCTCTCGGTCGGCTGGATGTCGCCCTGGTCGATCCGATCCTGGAAGCGGCGGGCCGGCGGGCGACGGGCATTCTGACGCTCAACCTCGCCGTCTCCGGCACCGCCACCACGCCGCGCGTCAGTGGCAACGTCGCGCTCGACGGCGGCGATTTCCAGGACTTCACGCAGGGCATGCGGCTGTCCGCCATCAACGCGCGCATTCGCGCCGAGGGCGAGCAACTCATCATCGAAAGCTTCACCGCCCGCGCCGGGCAGGGCACGCTGGCCGCCACCGGCACCATCGGCATCACGGCGCCGGGTATTCCGCTGAATATTACTGTGACGGGTCGTAATGCCGAACCGATCGAAAGCGATCTGCTGACGGCGCGGTTGGACACCGACATCCGCGTCACCGGCTCAGTCGGCAGCGGCATCGCCGCGCGCGGCACGCTCCATGTTCTGCGGGCTGATATCAATATCCCCGATGGTTTGCCGCCGAGCGTCGTGGTGCTGAAGATCCATCGTCGCGGAGAAAAGCCCGAAGTGGCGCCCGCACCGTCGCTACCGATCGCCCTCGACCTCACGGTCGTCGCGCCCCGTGCCATCTTTGTGCGCGGGCACGGCCTCAACGCGGAACTGGGCGGCCAGCTGCATATCGGCGGGACGCTCGCCAATCTGCAGCCGCAAGGCCATTTCGACATGATCCGGGGCACCTTCGCCCTGGTGACGAATACGCTGACCTTCACCAAGGGCGAAGCGGGCTTCGACGGCGGATCGATCTCCGACCCGACGATCGATTTTGAGGCGACCAGCGTCTCCAATAACGTGACCGCGACGCTTGCCGTCACCGGTTACGCGAGTGCGCCCAAGATCGTTTTGAGTTCCAGCCCGACGCTGCCGCAGGACGAGGTGCTGTCCTACATCCTATTTCACTCCAGCACGTCACAGCTCGGACCCTTTCAGATCGCGTCGATCGCCGCGTCCCTGGCGTCGCTGGCGGGCGTCAATACGGGCGGCGGCGTCAGCGGGCTGATCGGCAGCGTCCGGCAGGGATTGGGGCTGGACCAGCTTTCCATCGGCAATAACACGGGCGCCACCGGCAGCACCGCCTCGACGAAAAGCCAGAGCGCGCCGACGCTTCAGGCCGGGCGCTATGTCGCGCCGGGCATCTATGTGGGCGCTGCGCAAGGCACCACCGGTGGGGGCACCGCCGCCCAGGTCCAAATCGATATCGCCAAGGGGCTGAAGTTGAACACGCAGGTCGGCAGCGATAGCAACGGCGTCGGCGTCACCTACCAGTTCAATTACTGA
- a CDS encoding DUF1489 family protein, with amino-acid sequence MVHIIKMAVGIRDVEHLREAQRQRMEVEPPLRHRTRHAPKRAEEIIEGGSIYWVVGGMIQCRQRVLDIVSDTRMDGSACVALMLDEALVMVDPRPMRAFQGWRYLAESDAPADLSRVPGTQADLPPALRLALRELCLL; translated from the coding sequence ATGGTCCATATCATCAAGATGGCGGTCGGCATCCGCGACGTCGAGCACTTGCGGGAGGCGCAGCGTCAAAGGATGGAGGTCGAGCCGCCCTTGCGCCATCGCACGCGGCACGCCCCCAAGCGCGCCGAGGAGATCATCGAAGGCGGATCGATCTATTGGGTGGTTGGCGGAATGATCCAGTGCCGGCAGCGTGTCCTCGATATCGTTTCTGACACGCGGATGGATGGGTCGGCATGCGTCGCCCTCATGCTCGACGAGGCCTTGGTGATGGTGGATCCCCGGCCCATGCGGGCCTTTCAGGGCTGGCGCTATCTGGCTGAGAGCGACGCCCCGGCGGATCTTTCGCGGGTGCCCGGCACCCAGGCTGACCTTCCTCCGGCGCTGCGCCTAGCCCTTCGGGAACTCTGCCTGCTTTAG
- the miaB gene encoding tRNA (N6-isopentenyl adenosine(37)-C2)-methylthiotransferase MiaB: MSLADAPPLSLHPAAPKATTTLRRLHVITWGCQMNVYDSGRMADVLAPLGYTAATSAADADMVILNTCHIRERATDKVFSELGRLRVIKDERAAAGKTTILAVAGCVAQAEGAEITARAPYVDIVLGPQTYHRLPEMVARAHRAAGPVIETDFPVEQKFDFLPAAPADQDQAVTAFLTVQEGCDKFCSFCVVPYTRGAEASRPAASVLAEARGLVRRGAREITLLGQNVNAYHGAGMDGAVWGLGRLVRALAEIPNLLRIRYMTSHPRDMADDLIAAHAEVPALMPFLHLPVQSGSDRMLTAMNRRHTADDYRRLIDRLRTARPDLALSSDFIVGHPGETTADFDATMRLIRDIGFAQAFSFKYSARPGTPAAGAPGAVPEAEKDARLVALLALLRDQQDDFNARSVGLEFDVLVTGPGRRPGQIAGRSPYLQAVHMDGPESLVGQVVPVKVRQLLTNSLTATLNFPAFKQERARA; the protein is encoded by the coding sequence ATGAGCCTTGCTGACGCCCCACCCTTGTCGCTTCATCCCGCTGCCCCGAAGGCCACCACGACGCTCCGCCGGCTTCATGTCATCACCTGGGGCTGCCAGATGAATGTCTATGACAGCGGCCGCATGGCCGATGTCCTGGCGCCTCTTGGCTATACGGCTGCGACCAGCGCGGCCGATGCCGACATGGTCATCCTCAATACCTGCCATATTCGCGAACGTGCGACGGACAAGGTCTTCTCGGAACTCGGCCGCCTCCGCGTCATCAAGGATGAGCGTGCCGCTGCCGGCAAAACCACCATCCTCGCCGTCGCGGGCTGCGTCGCCCAGGCCGAAGGCGCGGAGATCACTGCTCGCGCCCCGTATGTGGACATCGTTCTGGGGCCGCAGACCTATCACCGCCTGCCCGAAATGGTAGCGCGCGCCCATCGCGCCGCCGGCCCGGTGATCGAAACCGATTTCCCGGTCGAGCAGAAGTTCGACTTCCTGCCCGCCGCCCCCGCCGATCAGGACCAGGCCGTGACCGCCTTCCTGACGGTGCAGGAAGGCTGCGACAAATTCTGTTCCTTCTGCGTCGTGCCCTATACGCGCGGGGCCGAGGCCAGCCGCCCCGCTGCCTCCGTCCTCGCCGAAGCGCGCGGCCTGGTGCGGCGCGGGGCACGGGAAATCACCCTGCTCGGCCAGAATGTGAACGCCTATCACGGGGCGGGCATGGATGGCGCCGTCTGGGGCCTCGGCCGATTGGTCCGCGCGCTTGCCGAAATTCCGAACCTGTTGCGCATCCGCTACATGACCTCCCACCCCCGCGACATGGCGGACGATCTGATCGCCGCCCATGCTGAAGTGCCGGCCTTGATGCCCTTCCTGCATCTGCCGGTGCAGTCCGGCTCCGACCGGATGCTGACGGCAATGAACCGGCGTCATACGGCGGACGACTACCGCCGCCTGATCGACCGGCTGCGCACCGCGCGGCCCGACCTCGCCCTGTCATCCGACTTCATCGTGGGCCACCCCGGTGAAACGACGGCAGATTTCGACGCCACGATGCGCCTGATCCGCGACATCGGCTTCGCCCAGGCCTTCAGCTTCAAATATTCGGCGCGGCCGGGCACGCCCGCCGCCGGCGCGCCCGGTGCCGTGCCCGAGGCCGAGAAGGACGCGCGGCTTGTGGCCCTTCTAGCCTTGCTGCGCGACCAGCAGGATGACTTCAACGCCCGGTCCGTCGGGCTGGAGTTCGATGTGCTCGTGACCGGGCCGGGTCGTCGCCCCGGCCAGATCGCGGGTCGTTCACCCTATCTCCAGGCCGTTCACATGGATGGCCCGGAATCGCTGGTGGGGCAGGTCGTGCCGGTGAAAGTCCGGCAGCTCCTAACCAATTCCTTAACAGCCACCCTCAACTTCCCGGCTTTTAAACAGGAGCGAGCCCGCGCTTGA
- a CDS encoding PhoH family protein, with amino-acid sequence MSADRSNTLTQSNAGQGRAVTLQFGNNALLSQLLGDHDRHLIRVEQALGVRLACRGNRIAITGDATQVETAQVTLNGLYSRLERGHQLSSSDIDAALKLNARGAEPRLPLSDLPAIRTRRGAIQPRSPGQTGYMEMLARHEMVFGIGPAGTGKTYLAVAQAVAMLQTGQVDRIILSRPAVEAGERLGFLPGDMKEKVDPYLRPLYDALNDMMPGDQVIRRMAAGEIEVAPLAFMRGRTLSHAFAILDEAQNTTPMQMKMFLTRMGEGTRMVITGDLSQIDLPNGVTSGLADALATVEGVQGIGVTRFSRQDVVRHPLVGRIVEAYDQRATAEQDVVRDARRHHRSRESDSGTSK; translated from the coding sequence ATCTCGGCTGATCGGTCGAACACCCTCACCCAGTCCAATGCGGGCCAAGGTCGAGCGGTGACCTTGCAGTTCGGGAACAACGCCTTGTTATCGCAGCTTCTTGGGGATCACGATCGGCATCTGATACGCGTCGAGCAAGCACTGGGCGTACGGCTCGCCTGCCGCGGCAACCGTATCGCCATCACCGGTGATGCGACCCAGGTCGAAACAGCGCAGGTTACGCTCAACGGCCTCTACAGCCGCCTCGAACGTGGCCACCAGCTCTCCAGCAGCGACATCGACGCCGCCCTCAAGCTCAATGCCCGTGGCGCCGAGCCGCGGCTGCCGCTGTCGGACCTGCCCGCCATTCGCACGCGGCGCGGCGCTATCCAGCCGCGCAGCCCCGGCCAGACCGGCTATATGGAAATGCTAGCGCGCCATGAGATGGTCTTCGGCATCGGCCCCGCCGGCACCGGCAAGACCTATCTCGCCGTCGCGCAGGCCGTGGCCATGCTGCAAACCGGCCAGGTCGATCGCATCATCCTCTCCCGCCCTGCAGTGGAAGCAGGGGAGAGGCTCGGCTTCCTGCCCGGCGACATGAAAGAGAAGGTCGACCCCTACCTCCGTCCGCTCTATGACGCGCTGAACGACATGATGCCAGGAGATCAGGTGATACGCCGTATGGCCGCAGGGGAGATCGAAGTGGCGCCGCTCGCCTTCATGCGCGGCCGCACCTTGTCCCATGCCTTCGCCATTCTCGACGAAGCCCAGAACACGACCCCGATGCAGATGAAGATGTTTCTGACCCGCATGGGCGAGGGCACGCGCATGGTGATCACCGGCGACCTCAGCCAGATCGATCTGCCGAATGGCGTGACCTCTGGCCTTGCCGATGCTCTGGCGACGGTCGAGGGCGTGCAGGGCATCGGCGTGACCCGCTTTAGTCGCCAGGATGTGGTGCGCCACCCCTTGGTCGGCCGCATCGTCGAAGCCTACGACCAGCGAGCAACGGCCGAACAGGATGTCGTGCGCGATGCACGACGTCATCATCGGTCCCGCGAGAGTGACAGTGGAACCTCCAAGTAG
- the ybeY gene encoding rRNA maturation RNase YbeY: protein MHDVIIGPARVTVEPPSSPDFASPPTIIIEDRGWRRHVPRLEEWVSRSIRAAQQTVPDVQVDAVILSDDRTVRALNARHRGRNKPTNVLTFEPALSGAGGEIVLALGVMRREAAAEGKPLPHHLAHLLVHGVLHLDGETHDRPGDARRMEMGETRILSRLGVPNPWKGR, encoded by the coding sequence ATGCACGACGTCATCATCGGTCCCGCGAGAGTGACAGTGGAACCTCCAAGTAGTCCCGACTTCGCCAGCCCCCCGACCATCATTATCGAGGACAGGGGCTGGCGACGGCATGTGCCGCGGCTGGAGGAATGGGTTTCCCGCTCCATCCGTGCCGCGCAGCAGACCGTGCCCGACGTTCAGGTCGATGCGGTCATTCTGTCGGATGACCGTACGGTGCGCGCCCTCAATGCCCGCCATCGCGGTCGCAATAAGCCGACCAATGTCCTGACCTTCGAGCCTGCCCTCAGCGGAGCAGGCGGAGAGATCGTGCTGGCGCTCGGCGTCATGCGGCGGGAAGCGGCGGCCGAAGGCAAGCCGCTGCCGCACCACCTCGCCCATTTGCTGGTCCATGGCGTGCTGCATCTCGACGGCGAAACTCATGACCGGCCTGGCGACGCCCGCCGGATGGAAATGGGCGAGACGCGTATCCTGAGCCGACTTGGCGTTCCCAACCCCTGGAAGGGACGATGA